A window of Gossypium raimondii isolate GPD5lz chromosome 7, ASM2569854v1, whole genome shotgun sequence genomic DNA:
CTGCAACGAGCTCTTGAGGCCTCACGTACATTACCAGAATCTTTGGCTGCTGAAAATTCATCTTTGACTGATAGTTATAACCAACGGGTTTGTTTCCAAATATTAGATTAGCAGCATTACCGGCTGTCATGGTCatgatatgtttttttttatcagtTCATCGTGCTTCTCCATTGCAGCACTTTCTGTCATTTCATTATCCTAATTTGTATTCTCAATCCTTCTTAAAaatctcttaattatcttacaTTTACTTTTCTCCCCAGAGAAGCATTGTCAACCGGCTAAAATCTGACATGGAGAGCTTACAAGAAGAAAT
This region includes:
- the LOC105769458 gene encoding protein BLISTER-like isoform X2, which produces MVPCYSVESHIEDLTQEKFSLQRALEASRTLPESLAAENSSLTDSYNQRRSIVNRLKSDMESLQEEIKAQLDGAQDVVELWPAMQ